From one Acipenser ruthenus chromosome 21, fAciRut3.2 maternal haplotype, whole genome shotgun sequence genomic stretch:
- the LOC117428316 gene encoding receptor for retinol uptake stra6-like isoform X2, whose amino-acid sequence MTSNMSDVHEYYDYADLYSNEPARATVPPEEIILPCFPTASDKLYHTCIAALSLVVLLILAAFTKRKKLCPGFLKGVPGLLGPVNFLDHTQHKGLAGAVFGGLFCRLVVVVLAKNPLPFTEDPAPENKEYWKILALFYYPALYYPLLACGTLHSRVGYVLGSLLSWTHFGVLVWQKVDCPQTPEIYKFYSLLSSLPQIVCLAFLSFQYPLLLFKNSGTAGQTNTSEDLHSSYYKEYVKKILRKKVTKSSSSTFKPTIPSRISAALQSYIYTPEDGFRFPLKLVISAVVSIISVYQVMLLLVLLVIPTLQKVRGGVNEDIAFLLAGFNIILSENRAEVVEIVKYYLWTVEVCYISTVTLSGLVTLVMLMRSMVLHRSNLKGLYRGDIYSVYNRQRSIRPSRPAIVCWMGFTSYQAALVCIALLIQTLVFFICILWFVFLILIPILYGKNLILFRILKVMWPFWLMLCLVVIVQHVMAKFAFLKKDAGTRDLDNRQGLFLLTYLLFPVNVLVGVLLGVWRIVITGLFNIIHLGRLDISLLNRGVESFDPGYRCYVHYLKIEVSQSHPVMKAFCSVLLQPPASEGTAGQKMSVVEEGQGFSWCSKTRSRR is encoded by the exons AATTATCTTGCCATGTTTCCCCACTGCATCTGACAAGCTCTATCATACCTGTATCGCTGCACTGTCT CTTGTTGTTCTCTTGATCCTTGCTGCCTTTACAAAACGTAAGAAGCTGTGTCCAGGTTTTTTAAAAGGGGTTCCAGGGTTACTCGG cCCAGTGAACTTCCTCGATCACACCCAGCACAAGGGCCTGGCCGGGGCTGTCTTTGGGGGACTCTTCTGCAGACTGGTTGTGGTGGTCCTGGCTAAGAACCCCCTGCCTTTCACAGAAGACCCTGCCCCCGAGAACAAAG AGTACTGGAAGATCCTGGCCCTCTTCTACTACCCTGCTCTCTACTACCCCCTGCTGGCCTGCGGTACTCTCCACAGTCGTGTGGGTTACGTCCTGGGGAGCTTGCTGTCCTGGACTCACTTCGGTGTCCTGGTCTGGCAGAAAGTGGACTGTCCTCAGACGCCAGAG ATCTATAAATTTTACTCTCTGCTGTCCAGTCTTCCACAGATCGTCTGCCTGGCCTTCCTCAGTTTCCAGTACCCTCTGCTGCTGTTTAAGAATTCAGGGACGGCTGGGCAAACTAACACGAGCGAG GACCTGCACAGCAGCTATTACAAGGAGTATGTGAAGAAAATCCTCAGGAAAAAAGTCACCAAAAGCAG TTCCAGCACTTTTAAGCCCACGATACCTTCAAGAATCTCTGCTGCCCTGCAATCTTATATCTACACTCCAGAGGACG gtttcaGATTTCCTTTGAAGCTGGTTATCTCTGCCGTGGTATCGATCATTTCAGTGTATCAG GTGATGCTGTTGCTGGTGTTGCTGGTGATTCCCACCCTGCAGAAAGTGCGCGGGGGAGTGAATGAGGACATTGCCTTCCTGCTGGCTGGCTTTAACATCATCCTGTCAGAGAACCGGGCCGAGGTGGTTGAGATTGTCAAATATTACCTCTGGACGGTAGAAG tGTGCTACATCTCCACTGTCACTCTGTCTGGTCTTGTAACCTTGGTGATGCTCATGAGGTCCATGGTTTTGCACAG ATCTAACCTGAAAGGTCTGTACCGAGGGGACATTTACAGTGTCTACAATCGCCAGAGAAGCATCCGACCGTCCCGGCCTGCCATCGTCTGCTGGATGGGTTTCACCAGCTACCAGGCTGCACTCGTCTGTATAG CCCTGTTGATTCAGACGCTCGTTTTCTTTATCTGTATCCTGTGGTTCGTGTTCCTGATCCTGATTCCCATACTGTACGGCAAGAACCTCATCCTCTTCCGAATCCTCAAGGTCATGTG GCCCTTCTGGCTGATGCTGTGTTTAGTTGTGATTGTTCAGCATGTGATGGCCAAGTTTGCCTTCCTTAAAAAGGATGCCGGGACGAGAGACTTGGACAACAG ACAGGGGCTGTTTCTGCTCACCTACCTGCTGTTCCCTGTCAATGTTCTGGTGGGGGTTCTCCTGGGGGTGTGGAGGATTGTAATCACTGGCCTCTTCAACATCATTCACCTGGGCCGGCTGGACATCAGCCTGCTAAACCGGGGTGTGGAGTCCTTCGACCCAG GCTACCGCTGTTACgtgcattacttgaagattgagGTGAGCCAGTCCCACCCTGTGATGAAAGCTTTCTGCAGCGTGCTGCTCCAGCCTCCAGCCTCCGAGGGCACCGCGGGACAGAAAATGAGCGTCGTGGAGGAAGGTCAG GGATTCAGCTGGTGCAGCAAGACAAGAAGCAGAAGATGA
- the LOC117428375 gene encoding immunoglobulin superfamily containing leucine-rich repeat protein 2-like: MTAIYLCYISLWSVFIGVAQTCPEPCVCVDKYAHQFADCAYKDLQVVPVGLPSNVTTLSLSANKIKTLLKNSFVNVTQVTSLWLAHNEIVTIEKGTLAVLVQLRNLDLSHNQVVHFPWGDLYNLTSLQLLKINNNNMVDLPRDAFSNLKDLRSLRINNNMFTTIAKGSFDSLSSMSHLQIYNNPFDCTCTLHWLKDWVANALISVPEPDLITCETPEDLKGIRIVQLPNLECVAPTVHIMSQPNLENTQINEGFMLIMHCNVTGSPKPEVKWKIRTGNQEIEFNMPITETKKNDLPLENSKQAANRFLVFKNGTLVIPRTSKREDGRYTCSATNVQGSAESSVNVAVAGTQKHAINAIQDAILDKTPTSERKPGVKVSKNNVINWAKPDDTGKMTFPTRATYGSFGTQRSGVVISPGQPAFGKKCGVSDSTQYISNHAFNQSSDELKQHTFDFGVIALEVSETEAKVQLNPFQAPTEKAHLEMLYLCINMGNGHSVVQWSKIEDGINAYQFQGLNPGTNYTLCLTYTGEDCQVQVVFTTRKKIPSLMIIVVVSTFLLALATVPLLGATCCHLLYKYQGKTYKLIMKAHNPDQMEKHMATDFDPRASYVESEKNYNPSDLEEDEVEREEGEGEGGAEGSMINESIPGSQSKANQEEFEVGSEYSDRLPLGAEAVNISQEINGNYRQTAR; encoded by the coding sequence ATGACGGCAATATACCTCTGTTACATTTCCTTGTGGTCTGTTTTCATTGGAGTCGCCCAGACCTGCCCGGAGCCGTGCGTCTGTGTGGACAAGTACGCCCACCAGTTTGCGGATTGCGCCTACAAAGATCTGCAGGTGGTGCCCGTGGGCTTGCCGTCCAACGTAACGACCCTCAGCCTCTCTGCCAACAAAATCAAGACCCTGCTGAAGAATTCCTTCGTGAATGTCACCCAGGTCACCTCTCTATGGCTGGCTCATAACGAGATTGTCACCATAGAGAAAGGCACGTTGGCGGTGCTGGTTCAGCTCCGTAACCTGGACCTGAGCCACAACCAGGTTGTGCATTTCCCTTGGGGAGATCTCTACAATCTCACTTCTCTCCAACtgttgaaaataaacaacaataacatgGTTGATCTTCCCAGAGATGCCTTTTCTAATCTCAAGGATCTGAGATCACTGCGCATAAATAACAACATGTTCACCACCATTGCCAAGGGGTCTTTCGACTCTCTGAGCTCCATGTCCCATCTTCAGATCTATAACAATCCGTTTGACTGCACATGCACGCTACACTGGCTGAAAGACTGGGTAGCAAATGCTCTTATTTCTGTTCCAGAGCCAGACCTCATCACCTGTGAAACACCCGAAGACTTAAAGGGAATCCGTATTGTGCAACTGCCCAACTTGGAATGTGTGGCCCCGACTGTTCACATAATGTCCCAACCTAACCTTGAAAACACCCAAATCAACGAAGGCTTTATGCTTATCATGCACTGTAATGTCACGGGAAGCCCAAAACCAGAGGTTAAGTGGAAAATCCGTACTGGAAACCAGGAAATTGAGTTCAATATGCCCATTACAGAGACCAAAAAGAACGATTTGCCTTTGGAGAATTCGAAGCAGGCAGCAAATCGTTTCTTGGTGTTTAAAAATGGGACGCTGGTCATCCCCCGCACAAGTAAACGCGAGGATGGTCGCTATACATGCTCAGCCACCAATGTGCAGGGTAGCGCAGAGAGCTCGGTTAATGTGGCTGTGGCGGGCACCCAGAAACACGCTATCAATGCCATACAAGACGCCATCCTTGACAAGACCCCCACCTCTGAACGTAAACCCGGGGTAAAGGTCTCTAAAAACAATGTCATTAACTGGGCCAAACCAGACGACACTGGCAAGATGACCTTTCCAACCAGGGCAACTTATGGGTCCTTTGGTACTCAGCGTAGCGGCGTGGTGATCTCACCTGGGCAGCCAGCCTTTGGCAAGAAATGCGGTGTCAGTGACAGCACCCAGTACATTTCCAATCATGCCTTCAATCAGAGCTCGGACGAGCTCAAGCAGCATACTTTTGATTTCGGGGTCATTGCCTTGGAAGTGTCTGAAACCGAAGCTAAAGTACAGCTCAATCCCTTCCAAGCGCCCACAGAAAAGGCGCATCTGGAAATGCTGTACCTGTGTATAAATATGGGCAATGGGCACTCTGTGGTTCAATGGTCCAAGATAGAGGATGGTATTAACGCCTATCAATTCCAGGGATTGAACCCCGGTACCAATTACACCCTGTGTCTCACCTATACAGGGGAAGACTGCCAGGTTCAAGTTGTTTTCACTACGAGGAAGAAAATCCCTTCCTTGATGATCATAGTGGTAGTTAGCACCTTCTTGTTGGCTCTTGCCACTGTTCCGCTACTGGGAGCCACCTGCTGCCACCTCCTTTACAAGTATCAGGGCAAGACTTACAAGCTGATCATGAAAGCACACAACCCGGATCAGATGGAAAAGCATATGGCCACCGACTTCGACCCCAGGGCTTCTTATGTGGAATCGGAAAAGAACTACAACCCCAGTGATTTGGAAGAAGACGAGGTCGAGAGGgaagagggggaaggggaggggggagcGGAGGGGAGTATGATAAATGAATCCATCCCCGGGTCGCAATCCAAAGCCAACCAAGAAGAATTCGAGGTGGGGTCCGAGTATAGCGATCGATTACCACTAGGGGCCGAGGCTGTCAATATCTCCCAAGAAATCAATGGCAACTATAGACAGACGGCCCGCTGA
- the LOC117428316 gene encoding receptor for retinol uptake stra6-like isoform X1 — protein MTSNMSDVHEYYDYADLYSNEPARATVPPEEIILPCFPTASDKLYHTCIAALSLVVLLILAAFTKRKKLCPGFLKGVPGLLGPVNFLDHTQHKGLAGAVFGGLFCRLVVVVLAKNPLPFTEDPAPENKEYWKILALFYYPALYYPLLACGTLHSRVGYVLGSLLSWTHFGVLVWQKVDCPQTPEIYKFYSLLSSLPQIVCLAFLSFQYPLLLFKNSGTAGQTNTSEDLHSSYYKEYVKKILRKKVTKSSSSTFKPTIPSRISAALQSYIYTPEDGFRFPLKLVISAVVSIISVYQVMLLLVLLVIPTLQKVRGGVNEDIAFLLAGFNIILSENRAEVVEIVKYYLWTVEVCYISTVTLSGLVTLVMLMRSMVLHRSNLKGLYRGDIYSVYNRQRSIRPSRPAIVCWMGFTSYQAALVCIALLIQTLVFFICILWFVFLILIPILYGKNLILFRILKVMWPFWLMLCLVVIVQHVMAKFAFLKKDAGTRDLDNRQGLFLLTYLLFPVNVLVGVLLGVWRIVITGLFNIIHLGRLDISLLNRGVESFDPGYRCYVHYLKIEVSQSHPVMKAFCSVLLQPPASEGTAGQKMSVVEEGIQLVQQDKKQKMISNSRRARGRWWLVFTLVNNPSLVTSRKHFQTQSSEAFLNGTLNRTTKESGSEPEKTDTKSNDV, from the exons AATTATCTTGCCATGTTTCCCCACTGCATCTGACAAGCTCTATCATACCTGTATCGCTGCACTGTCT CTTGTTGTTCTCTTGATCCTTGCTGCCTTTACAAAACGTAAGAAGCTGTGTCCAGGTTTTTTAAAAGGGGTTCCAGGGTTACTCGG cCCAGTGAACTTCCTCGATCACACCCAGCACAAGGGCCTGGCCGGGGCTGTCTTTGGGGGACTCTTCTGCAGACTGGTTGTGGTGGTCCTGGCTAAGAACCCCCTGCCTTTCACAGAAGACCCTGCCCCCGAGAACAAAG AGTACTGGAAGATCCTGGCCCTCTTCTACTACCCTGCTCTCTACTACCCCCTGCTGGCCTGCGGTACTCTCCACAGTCGTGTGGGTTACGTCCTGGGGAGCTTGCTGTCCTGGACTCACTTCGGTGTCCTGGTCTGGCAGAAAGTGGACTGTCCTCAGACGCCAGAG ATCTATAAATTTTACTCTCTGCTGTCCAGTCTTCCACAGATCGTCTGCCTGGCCTTCCTCAGTTTCCAGTACCCTCTGCTGCTGTTTAAGAATTCAGGGACGGCTGGGCAAACTAACACGAGCGAG GACCTGCACAGCAGCTATTACAAGGAGTATGTGAAGAAAATCCTCAGGAAAAAAGTCACCAAAAGCAG TTCCAGCACTTTTAAGCCCACGATACCTTCAAGAATCTCTGCTGCCCTGCAATCTTATATCTACACTCCAGAGGACG gtttcaGATTTCCTTTGAAGCTGGTTATCTCTGCCGTGGTATCGATCATTTCAGTGTATCAG GTGATGCTGTTGCTGGTGTTGCTGGTGATTCCCACCCTGCAGAAAGTGCGCGGGGGAGTGAATGAGGACATTGCCTTCCTGCTGGCTGGCTTTAACATCATCCTGTCAGAGAACCGGGCCGAGGTGGTTGAGATTGTCAAATATTACCTCTGGACGGTAGAAG tGTGCTACATCTCCACTGTCACTCTGTCTGGTCTTGTAACCTTGGTGATGCTCATGAGGTCCATGGTTTTGCACAG ATCTAACCTGAAAGGTCTGTACCGAGGGGACATTTACAGTGTCTACAATCGCCAGAGAAGCATCCGACCGTCCCGGCCTGCCATCGTCTGCTGGATGGGTTTCACCAGCTACCAGGCTGCACTCGTCTGTATAG CCCTGTTGATTCAGACGCTCGTTTTCTTTATCTGTATCCTGTGGTTCGTGTTCCTGATCCTGATTCCCATACTGTACGGCAAGAACCTCATCCTCTTCCGAATCCTCAAGGTCATGTG GCCCTTCTGGCTGATGCTGTGTTTAGTTGTGATTGTTCAGCATGTGATGGCCAAGTTTGCCTTCCTTAAAAAGGATGCCGGGACGAGAGACTTGGACAACAG ACAGGGGCTGTTTCTGCTCACCTACCTGCTGTTCCCTGTCAATGTTCTGGTGGGGGTTCTCCTGGGGGTGTGGAGGATTGTAATCACTGGCCTCTTCAACATCATTCACCTGGGCCGGCTGGACATCAGCCTGCTAAACCGGGGTGTGGAGTCCTTCGACCCAG GCTACCGCTGTTACgtgcattacttgaagattgagGTGAGCCAGTCCCACCCTGTGATGAAAGCTTTCTGCAGCGTGCTGCTCCAGCCTCCAGCCTCCGAGGGCACCGCGGGACAGAAAATGAGCGTCGTGGAGGAAG GGATTCAGCTGGTGCAGCAAGACAAGAAGCAGAAGATGATCTCCAATTCCAGGAGGGCTCGAGGGAGGTGGTGGCTCGTCTTTACCCTGGTGAACAACCCCTCGCTGGTGACGTCACGAAAGCACTTCCAGACGCAGAGCTCCGAGGCCTTTCTGAACGGGACACTGAACAGAACCACAAAGGAAAGCGGCTCCGAACCCGAGAAAACAGACACAAAATCAAATGACGTGTGA